From Acinetobacter lwoffii, a single genomic window includes:
- a CDS encoding NADP-dependent isocitrate dehydrogenase, with translation MAGGKSTIIYTLTDEAPLLATYSLLPIIETFTKPAGVEIVKSDISVAVRVLSEFTDYLSEEQKVPDTLAELGRLTQDPDTNIIKLPNISASVGQLTACIKELQSKGYAIPDYPENPTTEEEKAIKARYSKCLGSAVNPVLREGNSDRRAPAAVKNYVKKHPHSMSEWKQWSQTHVSHMDEGDFYHGEKSMTLDRARNVKMELITKSGEAIVLKPKVALLDGEIIDSMFMSKKALCDFYEKELEDCREAGILFSLHVKATMMKVSHPIVFGHCVRIYYKEAFEKHGKLFDELGINVNNGMAGLYEKLETLPTSVREEIIADLHACQEHRPALAMVDSAKGITNFHSPNDVIVDASMPAMIRGGGKMWGADGKPYDCKAVMPESTFARIYQEMINFCKWNGNFDPKTMGTVPNVGLMAQKAEEYGSHDKTFEIPEAGVANITDLETGEVLMSQNVEEGDIWRMCQVKDAPIRDWVKLAVTRARNSGMPAIFWLDPYRPHENELIKKVEKYLKDHDTTGLDIQIMSQVRAMRYTLERVARGLDTISVTGNILRDYLTDLFPIMELGTSAKMLSIVPLMAGGGMYETGAGGSAPKHVQQLVEENHLRWDSLGEFMALAVSLEEMGIKEGNDNIKLLAKTLDRATGKLLDNDKSPSRRTGELDNRGSHFYLAKFWAEELAAQDENAELKAKFAPLAKTLAENEEKIVAELAEVQGKSVDIGGYYAVDQEKVNAVMRPSATLNAALATI, from the coding sequence ATGGCTGGTGGAAAGTCAACTATCATTTACACACTGACCGACGAGGCGCCATTACTGGCGACTTATTCTCTGCTGCCGATCATTGAGACCTTTACTAAGCCAGCTGGCGTTGAGATCGTCAAAAGTGACATCTCTGTAGCTGTGCGCGTGCTCTCCGAATTTACAGATTACCTAAGCGAAGAGCAAAAGGTGCCTGACACTCTAGCTGAGCTAGGTCGTCTTACACAAGATCCAGACACGAACATTATCAAACTCCCAAATATCAGTGCTTCTGTTGGCCAGCTAACAGCGTGTATCAAGGAACTTCAGTCTAAAGGCTATGCAATCCCTGACTATCCTGAAAACCCGACCACTGAAGAAGAAAAAGCAATCAAGGCACGTTATAGCAAATGTCTTGGTTCAGCAGTAAACCCTGTTCTACGTGAAGGTAACTCAGACCGTCGTGCACCTGCTGCCGTTAAAAACTACGTGAAAAAACACCCGCACTCTATGAGCGAGTGGAAACAGTGGTCGCAAACTCACGTTTCACACATGGACGAAGGTGACTTCTACCACGGCGAAAAGTCGATGACTTTAGACCGCGCACGGAATGTAAAAATGGAATTGATCACCAAGTCTGGTGAAGCGATTGTTCTTAAGCCAAAAGTTGCGCTTCTGGACGGCGAAATCATCGATTCAATGTTCATGAGCAAGAAAGCACTTTGCGACTTCTACGAGAAAGAACTTGAAGACTGTCGTGAAGCAGGCATCCTGTTCTCTTTACACGTTAAAGCAACCATGATGAAGGTGTCTCACCCAATCGTATTTGGTCACTGTGTAAGAATCTACTACAAAGAAGCATTCGAAAAACATGGCAAGCTTTTTGATGAGCTTGGCATTAATGTCAATAACGGTATGGCGGGTCTTTACGAAAAGCTTGAAACTTTACCAACCTCTGTACGTGAAGAAATCATTGCTGATTTACATGCTTGTCAAGAACACCGTCCAGCTTTAGCGATGGTTGATTCTGCAAAAGGCATCACTAACTTCCATTCACCAAACGACGTGATTGTAGATGCTTCTATGCCTGCAATGATTCGTGGTGGCGGTAAAATGTGGGGCGCTGACGGCAAGCCTTACGACTGTAAAGCAGTCATGCCTGAATCAACTTTCGCACGTATTTACCAGGAAATGATCAATTTCTGTAAATGGAATGGCAACTTCGATCCAAAAACCATGGGTACTGTACCTAACGTTGGTTTGATGGCGCAAAAAGCGGAAGAATACGGTTCACACGACAAGACTTTCGAAATTCCTGAAGCAGGTGTTGCGAACATCACTGACCTAGAAACAGGCGAAGTGTTGATGTCACAAAACGTGGAAGAAGGCGATATCTGGCGTATGTGTCAGGTGAAAGACGCACCGATTCGTGACTGGGTGAAACTTGCAGTTACTCGTGCACGTAACTCTGGCATGCCAGCAATCTTCTGGCTTGACCCGTACCGTCCACACGAAAACGAACTGATCAAGAAAGTTGAAAAATACCTGAAAGATCATGACACCACTGGTCTTGATATCCAGATCATGTCACAAGTACGTGCAATGCGTTATACGCTTGAACGTGTTGCACGCGGTCTAGATACTATTTCGGTAACAGGTAACATCCTGCGTGACTACCTGACTGACTTGTTCCCAATCATGGAATTGGGTACATCTGCGAAAATGTTGTCTATCGTGCCGTTAATGGCGGGTGGCGGCATGTACGAAACAGGTGCAGGCGGTTCTGCTCCTAAACATGTACAGCAGTTAGTTGAAGAGAACCACTTACGTTGGGATTCACTCGGTGAATTCATGGCGTTGGCGGTATCTTTAGAAGAAATGGGTATTAAAGAAGGCAATGACAACATCAAGTTACTTGCCAAAACTTTAGACCGTGCAACTGGTAAATTACTGGATAACGACAAATCACCTTCTCGTCGTACAGGTGAGCTTGATAACCGTGGCAGCCATTTCTACCTGGCGAAATTCTGGGCTGAAGAACTTGCTGCTCAAGACGAAAATGCTGAATTGAAAGCGAAGTTTGCACCTCTTGCAAAAACTTTAGCTGAAAATGAAGAGAAAATCGTTGCTGAGCTTGCAGAAGTTCAAGGAAAATCAGTAGACATCGGTGGTTACTACGCTGTTGATCAAGAAAAAGTAAATGCAGTGATGCGTCCAAGTGCTACTTTGAATGCAGCACTTGCTACGATCTAA
- the queA gene encoding tRNA preQ1(34) S-adenosylmethionine ribosyltransferase-isomerase QueA yields the protein MQLSDFNFDLPDELIARYPLETRSASRLLHLDTQGQYHDHQFTDILDLLEDGDLLILNDTKVMKARLKGKRASGGAVEVLVERMQDRFIAYCHIKASNTPKAGAELFIGPDAVKVIVQGRHENLFIVEFSQPILDVLDQYGALPIPPYFNREAEEIDTERYQTVFNDPTKLASVAAPTASLHFDADLLAKLEAKGIQKTFVTLHVGAGTFLPVRTDDIQNHIMHSEWCDVPETAVEMIRQTKARGNKVISVGTTATRAVESAAQAHNGELAAWTGDTQIFIYPGYQFKVVDRLITNFHLPESTLLMLVSALSNRDNILNAYKHAVDSQYRFFSYGDAMLIDQAK from the coding sequence ATGCAACTTTCTGATTTTAATTTTGATCTCCCCGATGAGCTAATTGCTCGCTATCCACTGGAAACCCGCAGTGCCTCTCGCCTGCTGCACCTCGATACCCAAGGTCAATATCATGACCATCAATTTACTGACATTCTGGATTTACTTGAAGACGGCGACTTGTTGATATTGAATGACACCAAAGTCATGAAGGCCCGTTTAAAAGGTAAACGTGCTTCAGGCGGTGCGGTAGAAGTGCTGGTTGAGCGTATGCAAGATCGCTTTATTGCCTATTGCCATATCAAGGCCAGTAATACTCCGAAAGCCGGTGCAGAGCTTTTTATTGGCCCGGATGCAGTGAAAGTGATCGTACAAGGCCGTCATGAAAATCTGTTTATTGTAGAATTTTCACAACCAATTCTCGATGTGCTGGATCAATACGGCGCCTTGCCGATTCCGCCTTATTTCAACCGTGAAGCGGAAGAGATTGATACTGAACGTTATCAAACCGTGTTTAATGACCCGACCAAACTGGCCAGCGTTGCAGCACCTACTGCCAGCCTGCATTTTGATGCCGATCTGCTGGCAAAATTGGAAGCCAAAGGGATTCAAAAAACTTTTGTGACCCTACATGTTGGTGCAGGTACTTTCCTGCCAGTGCGTACCGATGATATTCAAAATCACATCATGCACAGCGAATGGTGCGACGTCCCTGAAACTGCGGTCGAGATGATTCGTCAGACTAAAGCCCGCGGTAATAAAGTCATTTCTGTAGGCACGACTGCCACCCGTGCAGTCGAAAGTGCAGCACAAGCACATAACGGTGAACTGGCAGCCTGGACAGGTGATACCCAGATTTTCATCTATCCGGGTTATCAGTTTAAAGTGGTCGATCGTTTGATCACTAACTTCCATTTACCAGAATCGACCCTGTTAATGCTTGTGTCTGCCTTGTCCAATCGTGACAATATTCTCAATGCTTATAAGCATGCAGTAGACAGCCAGTATCGCTTCTTCAGTTATGGCGATGCCATGCTGATTGATCAGGCGAAATAA
- a CDS encoding LemA family protein, with protein MGFLILCLIIVALIVTIIMIRNSIVRHHNATIRAWSDVASYERQKLKILDGLQPLVEQYSSFEKGTLEKVTELRQNIMNLNIKDADIGQLQRIESLNKQLMHSLNVVIENYPELKANDIYLKMMAEIEEQNENVGAAITIYNRNVELFNNQIQIFPHNIINNMLLRKKVVRPFRDQSVTQNFDYRPNFH; from the coding sequence ATGGGATTTTTGATTTTATGTTTGATCATTGTGGCGCTGATTGTCACGATTATCATGATCCGCAACAGTATTGTCCGTCATCACAACGCCACGATTCGCGCCTGGTCGGATGTCGCCAGTTATGAACGGCAAAAACTGAAAATTCTGGATGGGCTGCAACCACTGGTTGAACAATACTCGAGTTTCGAAAAAGGTACGCTAGAAAAAGTCACCGAACTGCGTCAGAACATCATGAACCTGAATATCAAGGATGCCGATATTGGGCAGTTACAACGCATTGAAAGCCTGAATAAACAGTTGATGCACAGCCTGAATGTGGTGATTGAAAATTACCCGGAACTGAAAGCCAATGACATCTATCTGAAAATGATGGCTGAAATTGAAGAACAGAATGAAAATGTCGGTGCGGCGATTACCATTTATAATCGCAATGTCGAGCTGTTTAACAACCAGATCCAGATTTTTCCGCACAACATCATTAATAATATGTTACTCAGAAAAAAAGTGGTACGTCCATTCCGTGATCAAAGCGTGACACAGAATTTTGATTACCGTCCGAACTTTCACTGA
- a CDS encoding DUF4303 domain-containing protein, with the protein MLDYLEHLQQTLVEEFYRLYDHYQDDQIYACSLVFDEFLLLDDLAISTERSIFKDPENPQQYLAEQDRWNVRKWRYRAHALPHSGLIPFKTLLADYFKTQHSFGHPVLAQQKQLHATHLDLLLESFKQTKHRLSEAYGLDLDGILFFMSLPTQVEFECQSAQTLNPEHIHLQEFLASRQTTHLPAIQKRLKLSQNDKDILIDLEQMLVMEPYDYLQVAQDAYLLTLESYFVDSNIYIQKLIQHIAAMASEPDGSCALSREDIQQRLQQFSAHPPISPDVL; encoded by the coding sequence ATGCTGGATTATTTAGAGCACTTGCAACAGACGCTGGTCGAGGAATTTTATCGGTTATACGACCATTATCAGGATGATCAAATCTATGCCTGTAGTCTGGTCTTTGACGAATTTTTACTGCTGGATGATCTGGCCATCTCGACTGAACGCAGTATTTTTAAAGATCCGGAAAATCCACAGCAATATCTGGCGGAACAGGATCGCTGGAATGTCCGGAAGTGGCGTTATCGGGCCCACGCTTTGCCCCACTCTGGACTCATTCCCTTTAAAACCTTGCTGGCCGATTATTTTAAAACCCAGCACAGCTTTGGCCATCCGGTATTGGCACAGCAAAAACAGCTGCACGCGACGCATCTGGATTTATTGCTGGAGAGTTTTAAACAGACCAAACATCGTCTTTCTGAGGCTTATGGTCTGGATCTGGATGGCATCCTTTTTTTCATGAGCCTGCCCACCCAAGTCGAATTTGAATGCCAATCTGCACAGACACTTAATCCTGAGCATATTCATTTACAGGAATTTCTGGCATCCAGACAAACTACTCATTTACCTGCCATACAGAAACGCTTGAAACTCTCGCAAAACGACAAAGATATCTTGATTGATCTAGAGCAGATGCTGGTGATGGAGCCTTATGACTATTTGCAAGTGGCACAAGATGCCTATTTGCTGACCTTGGAATCCTACTTTGTCGATAGCAATATTTATATCCAGAAACTGATCCAGCATATCGCTGCAATGGCCTCTGAGCCGGATGGCAGCTGCGCCCTTAGCCGGGAAGATATCCAGCAGCGCTTGCAGCAGTTTTCTGCCCATCCGCCAATATCTCCGGATGTTCTCTAG